Genomic window (Rosa chinensis cultivar Old Blush chromosome 6, RchiOBHm-V2, whole genome shotgun sequence):
tcttcatctgGGAAATTTGGAAAGCTAGGTGTGCATTTGTATTTAACCACACCCCTCCCTCTCCTTGTGATATCATACATACTGCCACAAGACATTGGATGGAATTTCAGATTGCAAAACGTTCAGCCAAGAAACAAGTAACCTTCTTATCCGACACTTTGAATCATTCTTGGTGTCCTCCCACTGAACCCCTGATCAAAGTCAATGTCGATGGTGCCTGGGATAAGAATACCACCTCCTCCGGATCAGGTGTGATTATTAGAGATGCAAGGGGTAAATTCATAGCTGGTTCCTCTAGATCTTATATTGCAGGATCTATTATTGAAGCTGAAGCCATAGCTCTTGTGGATGGTTTGAAGTTGGTCAAGCAATTGAACCTAGACAACATTGTTATGGAAAGTGATTCACATGAGCTAATTTCAGCTTTGGGAAATCACATAGAGAAAGGTAATTGGAGAATCTACCCTTTTCTCATTGAGTTTCATCGCATCCGTCATCTTCTTAGCAATGTCTCTTGGAATTGTAACCTCCCGTGAAGCTAACCGTGTTGCCGATGTAGCTGCAAAGCTAGCCAAATCGAGGTTGTGCACAGAAGTGTGGGTTAATATACCCCCAACCTCTCTTGTCTCTGTTTTAACTAATGATGGGGTTCCTTGTCCTCACTAAGTATTCATTATTTCGTTGTTGTAGTTTTGCCTGGTATTCCTACTAGATGTTTCAGTTGTATTTGGTTTATGTACTTGTTTGTGCCTTCTCCCTTTCGGGTTTTCAATTGAAGcattttcagaccaaaaaaaaaaaaatcatacaatGATTGAAATATCTCCATAGATATCGGTAacactaaccctattacaactcagaTAAGTAATcaaagtttgggccagacacacaaactaggtgtccttaaacactcccccttgtgtctccCAAACCTTTTgatcctctcgttgcctcgtcaaaaaccttgctgagtaacaaaaacctagtgggacgtacaaaaataacctcggtcgaaggagaaaaagagtacaacacacccttcatgtttcgagaccgaggttatttttgtacGTCCCACTAGGTTATTTttgcatctccccttgatgactatcATGAccagttcagataatttctgcaaacgatgctaccaacatgtttcttgaaaatagatttaggcaatgacttagtaaacaagtatGCCATATTGTGCTCAGATCGAACCTTGTTTACTTtaattgatcttgaggagagtctgtcgTTGCTGATGATGCTTGATGTTgttgcctttgatgtagccttgcttcatttgttcaaaccaagtatcattatcctcataaatgctcgtaggctcatcggtggtagacttcaaaccacaattatttcttttcttttaaaggaaaaaaatgtaattgttaattgtcaattgataatcaaacattaattggttaagggctaaacaagttaccaaattttgaatattttggACAATTAGATATATAgtaatggtccaaaatatttaacaaaataggATAGAGATATAAATATTGGCACCTTATAATTTGTAGCTCCACAatcttttttttgttccttcCGATCTGATAGCTCCACAGTTTACATCTATATTTTCTTGTTCATGTCattcttggaaattaattttttgttttcagttAGCGCTATACGGTAGTCAACTAGAAAGTTTGATATATATCCAACAGTTCTGTTGATTGAAGGTTGACCATCATAATCGATCATTCAACGTACTacagttttaattatttcaatTGGCGCTTTGTGGTGTTCAAAGAAGTTTGACATACATTTATTATTCTGTCTATTGAACCACTGTTGGCATGTCTAGCCTTCAGCGCGCTATAATAAAAGGTTTGCAGTCTccctttcatttttgttttccatTGTTGGCATCTAATGCCTTGGACATGTCACCTTTTTGGAGATTCATGTTCTTTTGCATATAGTTTCGTAATGTGTCTGTGAACACTTCCATGTTGAATTGTTGACAGTGATGGTAGGCATCTCACCAGGCTCCTCAGAGACCAAGTTTTCAATGTCGCTCAGTGATAGGTTACTGAATTCTTGATCTGGTGTTGCTGGTTCTTCTATGAATATTGGTTCACTTCTATAAGTACCTGCATTCTCAAGCGAGTAGACTTCAGGTGGACCTAGTGACATTATATTGCCAGCTACAGCAGGATTCTTCTCGACTACAGTTGAAGTCATTGAACTCACAATACTCTTCTCCTCTAGCTCCTGCATGTTGTTTATAACTCGGTCTCTGATAGCATGAATGGAAGTGTGAGTGATTAAAAGTTTCTTGGTTGCTGTGATAGCTACAACGATGACCATTGTGATTTTACCATTATTCTTTTGGGCTTCTATATATTAAGGCTCGTATATTTCATACTGCCATACATGCTCTGCACGTgcgatagtttttttttttttttttttaagaaaaaaaaaaaatgtaataaaATAGTTATTACAAAGAGAAAATAGTGAAAGAGAAACATGGGGTTGTGGGatcatttatttttaattttcataataaaagtctattttataattgttatatttatccttgtgatttaatttatttttacatttttttaatctttcaaggttaaatctgtcaaaattttcagttttggctaattcttctcttaataatagtgtgtgtgtgtgtgtatatatatatatatataaattttaaacTCCATGCATGTATAACACTAAAGAGCATCTTCATCTAGGATTTTGTACAAGTTggtaggatatatatatactagataGCCCCACACATTATGTGTgtgaaaattgaattttttttttttaataaggagTGGGAAGTTATTTACAGGAGTGCGTAGTTTTTCATGAAATGATAGAAgtgaatagttttttttttcttttcttttttaaaagaggatcaaagggtttcactcctgctcccatggtgactcgaacccatgactctTAAAATTACAGTGGAGTCCTTGACCTCTTAAAAATTCCAAGACCTGTAGAGGGCCACCCAATTCTTCAGCGAATCCAACAGAATCAACGGCTTCTCAGTTTTCAGAGGAAACTTCGACAGCGACGAAGCCGCCATCAAGGTTATGACAGGCAATGTGTCACTCTCCGGTGACGAGATCAACGTTCTGAAGCGGATCAGTCACTCCATAGCCGCTCcacagagagatagagagagaagaagaagaaggtgattctgcagagagagagagaatagagagatagaTCGATGATGAGAGTGGCATGACCTAGTATTTTAATGGGTGTtgctaaatgtacccagcagaTTTCTTAGTACACCCAGCAAAtctatttattttaaatatatCTAATTAAATCACCTAATTTTCCAAACTACCCTTGTTGTGTACCGAGCAAAGAAACATACGACGAAAACTTCACATTGTCTTCCTCGTGATTCGCTTAACCCCAATTGCAGATTGCTTATTTGCACCAGCACATAGAATTCAAATACATAAATTTCAAGCTCAGTTCGATTaaagaggaagagagatgaTTGAGGAAGGGACCGGTTGGTTTTGCGAAGAAGGGCTTGACAGAGAATTTTTCATTGGACAGACGAGGCCTTGGCCGTGGTTGGTGAGAGAGATGGAGGACAAAAATTAAATTGCTGGCACTTGATTTCGGGTTCTCAGATTTTGGGTGTGTTCGATTCGGACCAGAATGGGTTTCTTATACCAAGGAATAGCTTATTCTGGGTGTTATGGTGTATGCAGGTGCCAAATGGGTTTTGGTGTGCTCTGGGGGCATTGTAGCTCATCTTGTTCTTCGTCTACTGTGACAACAAGGGTGCGACACATGCGACCTAGTGTTGAAGACATTGTGGAGCTCGGTCTCGAAAAGGCTCACCAATCGAAGCAATCAAATGGCATTAATGATGTTTAAGATGGCCATGGCATCAGAATATTGCTCATTTCCCACTTTGTTGGTGTACCTAGCTAGGCTTGTTTGTAGTTCATATTTCTCTACTCATGATTCAGTGACTACTAATAGcgatatcaaatttggagtttAATGGAATTGATCATATACAGACAAATGTTGGATTATTGGTATTGCTTTTCAATTCAATCAGTCATACCAAAAATTGAGAACTTTGGAACTCATTTAGAAAAGGAAAATTTgcagtttagtaccctgaggTGTAGgagtaacatcatgtcagtccctgctgtttcaatttgatcagcaacacccttgtgctttcaatttcaatcagcagTGTCCAactgttccgtccaatttgaacgttaactttgactgtGGAGCCCACTATAGAGGCTAAAAATGTCATTTCAAatacattttcttcttttctcctcctctctctcatctccgatggtttttctttctttctctttttctctcctccctctctctggGCTGcacgaccctctctctctctctctctctctctctctctcacccatgCACTACCACCACCGGAAATCATGGCGTCCGGCCACCAATTCTTAACACTACCACCACTACTTGAACCACAGCACAAACCTGACCCAAACCCAAAGACAATCGATGATTGGCACTAGTCCAGCCACCGTACATAGCCATCAGTCCTTGCCATCCACTCTCTCCGACCTCCAAACCCTCTTCGTCTCCAAGCTCGGCGAGCTCATCAAATACGGCGAGTCCCGACGTCAAAACGAACCAAGGACCAAGCTAGGAGCCTCGGTATCCCTCTCTCGATCCTCGACGACCACCCGAAAATCGATCTGGCCATCGACAGCGCAGACGAGGTCGACCCCAATCTGGATTTGGTCAAGGGCCGCGGTAGCATGTTGTTAAAGGAGAAGATGGTGGAGGCCGCGTCGGAGAAGTAATTCATGGTGGTCGCCGACGAGACGAAACTGGTGACGGGGCTAGGAGGAAGCGGGCTGGCAATAGGTTGTTCTTGAATATGGCGACCGCGGTGATCATTGCAGGGAAGGATGGAGTGGATGTGCAGACCAAGTGATTgcctttttttggtattttggtggtggtggtggtggtggtggtgtggaGGTGAGTGCTGGAACCTCTGATTTGTACTTGTTATGTGTTGTGCAAAATGTTTATTggtgttacccccaaacctcagggtagtaaactgaaatttttccttTAGAAAAACAAGAACTTTCAAAACAAGAATTGTTACTAAGCTATAATAAAGACAAAAACCCATCTTGAAATAACCCAAAAGCCACTGAAGAAGATTGGTATGAAGCTGGGAAGTTTTCATCGCTTTGTTTCTTTAGCTGGGTACAAGATAAGGTTAGTATGGGAATTTAGGTGGTTTAATTagatatatttataattaaataaTTCATGTGCTTTTTTACCTTAATTTTTTGGGCATTTGACacctaatttctttttttttttgaaaaattttatATTAACTTTTTATTATGGGTGCggttattgccaccctaccattttctttgttcaccctacaaatatttaaattattgaaagactatattacccaaatgcaaaatgactaataagtataattttctaaaatttaaatatttaaggaaaactaaatacataactaattaaatacaaaactacttaatttctcttttgataacattaatctttatcttctccatccaaatttcaatttattacaattttcttttgggtgcggctattgccaccctaccattttcttagtttactcttcaaacatttgaattattgaaagactatattacccaagtgcaaaatgactaataagtacactaattttataaaatccaaatatgtaagaaaaaataaatatataagtaattaattaaatacaaagatacttaatttctcattgaataacattaatctttatcttctcaacccaaatttgaatttattactatttttttgtctttttgttgcttcctcatcgttaattcgttattcaattcacaaaaccattatctttaacttcatcaaaatctttgtaatattttttgtgaacaccgaaagtaaaaattagtctcttcttcattgatcatagttgtaaatatactaatctttttacatagattgaaatagagaacattgaaattcctgataaaaaaaaaaaaaaagaacattgaaattgaaagaaaaaattaagccCCTTGGCCTTCATCCCCTTGGCTCTTTGCTTGATGGTTGCTATATTGATGGCCAAATTTCAGATTGTCAAGCTAGCTCACATCTTTAGGGAATGCAATATGACTGCGGATGCCCTTGCCAAGAATAGCATTGATCTTGAGCTTGGACTGATCACCTTTGATGATCCCCCTATTCATGCTGCCCAAACTTTCTTAGATGATCTATCTGCTGTAACTAGAGCTAGGAGGACTGGTTTTTGTTCCAGTTCttagtttcttttgttatttcGTTTGGGTCTTTTAGGCCCcgcttgtaaccaaaaaaaaaattaagtaaatcagattatgattttattaggaaactttaataaattttaatttttttatgagtacaaattaaatgagagatttttgttaaaaatatttattttctaattggatatgtcatataaggatattcttgaaaagagaaatgggttaaataagtaaatttaataactgaaattaaaatgtagtatgtaatgagtaagtagggtgaacaaagaaaatggtagggtgacaatagccgcacccttttaTTATTCTTGTTATGTTTTTATTGTTAGAGAAGTTTTATATAATATACAtaccccctttttttttgtcatcaaaTTTCCATCTATACCCCTaattaatatataaataaaaataaaaacaaactaagaagattccacaaaaataaaataagaattaaatgttttatatatcaaattattaattaaatagTTTCTTATAGCTAGGTTAAATTTTATCTTCGTTTTCATGATACAATCGACCTCTCTTCAATATCATacgtgtaacgtcccgtatcttaatttacccgtttactagttatttggacagtaaacgacaactattttcacttttactatcgtttcggtacttttagtggccctaaaagttgacttttcgttcaggtcaaaatttgagaaaatttccttcatgaaaattgtagaggacgttaaaccgagcgcgtgcatatgtgatacgtaaaaatcggagtttgtatgtgaaagttatagcctaaataataaagttactgttttcggtaactttctatatatatagaaagttaccagggtaagtttccatttcagGAAACTACCCCCCGAGATTTTCTCTCTGCTTCCCTTTTCCCCCGCGTCGctcacctttcttctttttccgatttcttcaccgtccggcgtcCGATTGACGTGATTCCAGTTcttggaccgtctcttcctcccctatacgatggtatcagtgggtatcggtgatttggccggaaagcCCCGAATTTATGCAATCATTGTTACTGTAGCAATTTTCTTCTCCGGCAAAATTCTCCAGTTTTCGGCTATTTCCAGCGGTGAAATTGTTCTATTAGGAGCacctcgagtcactgatcatcttccctcaagacttctagctAAAATTTCCACttttggaaggtgaatttgaaggatttccaaattggtgggtttggagatttccgggattgtgttcatcggcaaaattggaacacttcaaggtattttctcacttggtcacagtttTGAAAAacgcttagaatgttgagatgattatgtggttgaaatttggtggccggaggaggagttggccgcctcATGAACAGTGTCATCCGTGAACAGTGCGGTGCGTGAACAGTGTGGCGTTTAAACAGTaatttaaattctttttttttttagccagttaaatcctataatttttgtagaggttgaatatgtgaatttggtaggaattggagaagtttttaatcgattatgaatttctggaaagttaggatttcgattatcgaattacgagaattcgaccgtcggatatctctcggttctgacttggaacctttaagataacgaattggtattagtggtagaatttgggttgaatccgagaagaattggagagatgatttatgaggattcgattttgagaatcctatttaattagaatagttattcacggaatatatttgtgtacagggcgacgtactgagctattgctcgacgaaggaactcgtacgcGTGAATGCctaatagtactgtgagtggacttttgttttaaataatgatgcatgcatttattttgaaattattgatttatttaattatcattttatttattgagcATGATATTTTGTCTTGGATTATAGTTTGACATTGGCTTTTCATGAGTTTCGGATATGAACTTATTATGCTCGGagttggatttatgatttatttttttgagaatatgaaTTGATATTGTTTTACCTTGATTATGATTTGGGAAATTGATTTAGTaatttaaattattgttttaatttatcgagAATAATAATTAGATTTGAATATTTATTACCATATTATTTGGACTTTCGAATCAAAGTTTATTATGCTCGATTTGGAGAATATGATTATTATATGGTTTCCAGCGATTCGTTTTCCAAGGAAATTTCCGggattaaatatatttttaattgccGACTTtggatttctgaaagattttcgagaTGAGATACTTTTGATGTGTGGGACACGTTGATGATACTTTCGGCTTACTGTGAGAAGTTGgagaagctttatggatttacttggttttcggatttcttttgccatactttgggtgattatttatcatgctagcattaatatgtccgcctttgtggcgaggtgatgggatcaccgaagcccgtccgcctttgtggctcTGCTTACTATCTTTGTAACAGTgatgctgaagcccagtatcctaatcgctacacttagtggcgtgtgggtatataacgggagtatatgtgagtactttagcctgggaggctatcacccgagcctggaggctcattcgtatggctatcttcttcccttacttttatattatttttgggctagcggggtctagtccgatGATACGATACACAGTAGGTTTGATTTACAGTTTCCGGTTTCCAGTCGCctgattttaagaaataaagttttataaacgttgcatgcatcgaagttttataaatttaaataagtgggaaaagtatttaagtttgcttcatttaaatcatcttatttatttatttatttatttttgtccactcacactgacgtgttttcaatacttttcccctgggcctttcgatttcaaatgcccagtttgcaggcgaaattagttgaggtcgagcgtacatgaagttgaggcatagtcaacagcatggcttccgcggtttcctttgaattaggttttccttgtttaccatttttattagaattgctctaattacctgtgggattaatgttattaagttgagatttgtgtaatgtgaattggaagatgttgtgatttggggagcagggtggctctaggagaataaggatgggtaatttagaagtgtaaatttcatttctcCAGGTTTTggatagtccattttaggggaagttcagccaaatttttggaataatttcttctaaggtggaccccgcagggccacttcagatttcagggtgaaatccaggGGGGCCGGGGCCCTGTCAATACGTGAACGTCAATGATAGATGAAATAATTGTAGTCCACTTGAAGAATTAACAAgcaaccaaattggttgaaacaTACTGTAAAAAGttataaaaccatcaaatatatcttggatacatgaatacatcatcATCAATCACTTTTCGCGTTTGCAAAACAACAACCATGACTCATTCTTTACAAATTTTAATATTGTCCATGACGATATGGATCATGAAGATATTgacatatattgaattttttaaaatcttagaggcatcaagtttttcaacttgaaaaacaacaaaggtAAGAAAGTTAAGTTATTCAATTTTCTAGCAATATTTACCAACCTCATTGATgtgaaaaggaagaaaagtaattagtaattaccatATTGATATGTCCACGAATTAGTTAGCAATTAATATCACAATAAATCAAAAAAATTTAGTAAAAGaatgtattaaataaaaattcatGATACATAGCcgacctattttttttttctaatttatttatttaatgaggaGGGGCATAGATGGAAGTTTGatgaaaaaataatataaaacaaTATAAGGGATGTGCATTGAGTAATTGAGGtggtgtatttaaaatttctcttatttttaaGTAGTTatatttgaagaagaaagtAAAATTATACTTCAAGTTTTATGTGGAGGCCTCATTTCAATTGTTCGCCTCAGGCGCCCTGCTTAAACTCCTGTGCTTCTTAAGCTTACTGAACAGTAATGTTTGCTTGGTTATACATAAGCACAAGGCAGAAAATGTTGTTACTTATTGTATCAAAGATatatcttctcaaaaaaaaaaaaagatcataaTATATGAGTTGTGGTATTACTATTCCTCGAGATCTTTGAAAATGCTGTGTTTAGCCAAGCTGATGGTTTTGACGTCTGAAATGAATGCATGAGAAAAATATTTTCCATCATTAATTCATTAACATTTCAAGAAGCCGGGTAGAGGGTAGCTAATACGTGGTTAAAGTTTGAGATAggtttagaaaaagaaaaggttcaagTTAGAGAATTGTACCAATCAAAGTTTAGCTAGTTATTGGTTTCTGTTGCACATTGATCATTCAGTATATATGCGTTTGAACTCTAAATACTAAGtgctggattttttttttattttttttattttttattaaacctGTGACCAAGGACTTGGTTGACTTAGTTGCACCGAATTACAATAGATGAGGCAGTACTGTGAGTCTTGGCTTACTATCACTGCCCAATCAAATTGTTACGGCCTCTATTATCATATTCGAGCTATGCACTTGTTCTTTTATATGAATTTTGCAGTATTACGATTCATTATATATGTGTAACTTGATCTTATGTAAAATTAGGTTGCTTGCTGTAGTAAATGGTTCACCACCTATTGTGATCCTACGGTTCTGGGATTGACTGAATGGGAATTTTGAAATTAAATGAAACCTAATAGATCGAAGATGAAGCTATTACTCCTGAAGTAATGTCTACAAGGTCACAGTTTTATAATAAGTTGTTGGCTTGGCGTTAAGACTTTGAAGTCATGTTTTTGTACATTCAGTTAATGCTAGAGTTGATAAGGAAGTCATGGAAAGTTAACCTACTTTCACTGAAGTAAACAAGTACTAGATTGTGTACTATCCATCCACGTACAAGCCTGACAATTATAGGAAAGAAACTAATAGTGTTCTGACAAATTTACTTAATCGTTAGGAACATTTTTATAGTCAGTGCAGTTGTTAGTTGGTTCTGTGCGCGAACATAATGTTCACTGAAATGTCTAAGAAAATCTGCGTCCAACTTCTTTCCTTGCCAAGAACATATCAGAGGTTAGTAGTCGGCTAAGCGCTAATTAGCTGCCAAATTTTGACATGCATATTCAACTACTGAAACTGTCATTGTGTTGTTTCCCAGGAACAAATGTGCAAGTCTACAAGTAGCTCAGGATTATGCACACCCAGTCTGAAGACTCACTTTTCCCATTAGGCCATAGCTGTTACAgatgcagcagcagcagtagcGTTAACCTCATTGCCAAAGCCAAATAACACCGGCAAGACCCCAATTACCGTCATCAGTTGCAAGGATTGCTCACCCCAAGATGATGGCATTAaggttgtttggctccaaaaccagttggcttgcaaactgtctcttttgagcgtgtgattgcgctggcgtgccagcaccgtggggtgcagtcgtcggggagtcccttgacctgacttcttgaatcaagcattgtggacgaggagagcaccaacctcgtcacaaggctcttttctcTACCTTCCggaaaatgacttcttgccttacaggtaagggctttggtt
Coding sequences:
- the LOC112171090 gene encoding uncharacterized protein LOC112171090, whose product is MEFQIAKRSAKKQVTFLSDTLNHSWCPPTEPLIKVNVDGAWDKNTTSSGSGVIIRDARGKFIAGSSRSYIAGSIIEAEAIALVDGLKLVKQLNLDNIVMESDSHELISALGNHIEKAMSLGIVTSREANRVADVAAKLAKSRLCTEVWVNIPPTSLVSVLTNDGVPCPH